In Actinomadura citrea, a single window of DNA contains:
- a CDS encoding phosphotransferase: protein MGHEEDGAVARGMTSVQVRVSGVEPDGIAFGQIGGGPCRARGGADGFENFFQAVPPDDIVVDVRAVWDDAVAAQAWEGPPVWVHGDLHPANVVVSDGALSGITDFGDMFAGDPA, encoded by the coding sequence GTGGGGCATGAGGAGGACGGCGCGGTTGCCCGGGGTATGACCTCGGTACAAGTGAGGGTGAGCGGCGTCGAACCGGATGGAATCGCCTTCGGCCAGATCGGTGGGGGACCTTGCCGGGCCCGTGGTGGCGCGGACGGCTTCGAGAACTTCTTCCAGGCCGTTCCCCCGGACGACATCGTTGTCGACGTTCGGGCCGTCTGGGACGACGCCGTTGCGGCCCAGGCGTGGGAGGGCCCGCCGGTGTGGGTGCACGGCGACCTCCATCCCGCGAACGTCGTCGTCTCGGACGGTGCGCTCTCGGGCATCACCGACTTCGGTGACATGTTCGCCGGCGATCCAGCGTGA
- a CDS encoding MBL fold metallo-hydrolase produces the protein MRLISSGRHHATFEFGGLQVISLRDGYIDMPPTRLRDEDGCTLDDLPAAVPLVGDNLRLSVNAFFVTDGTRSVLIDTGASNAWHDPNMGLIYDALDEAGIDRAHVTDVAITHKHEDHVSGLIAPDGSEAFTNLERVWIGAGDTSVFTGRLEPIRDRVVPVSEKVAINDWTTAIPTPGHTPGHTVYDVRSGTGHLLAWGDTVHVPTLQFDQPNVSWELDGDQSQARAARAALLQQLTQPHHFVAGAHLDSPGIARVTPSGDGYALEYLAPPIG, from the coding sequence ATGCGTTTGATCTCGAGTGGCCGGCACCATGCCACGTTCGAATTCGGCGGTCTGCAGGTGATCTCGTTGCGAGACGGGTACATCGACATGCCGCCGACGCGGCTCCGCGACGAGGATGGGTGCACGCTCGATGACCTGCCGGCCGCCGTCCCGCTGGTCGGCGACAACTTGCGGCTGTCGGTCAACGCCTTCTTCGTCACCGACGGCACGCGGTCGGTGCTCATCGACACGGGGGCGTCCAACGCCTGGCACGACCCCAACATGGGATTGATCTACGACGCGCTCGACGAAGCGGGAATCGACCGCGCGCATGTCACCGATGTGGCCATCACCCACAAGCACGAAGACCACGTGAGCGGCCTGATCGCGCCGGACGGTTCAGAGGCGTTCACCAACCTCGAGCGCGTGTGGATCGGCGCGGGCGACACCTCGGTGTTCACGGGGCGGCTCGAGCCGATCCGCGATCGGGTCGTACCCGTGTCGGAAAAGGTCGCGATCAACGACTGGACCACCGCGATCCCGACACCGGGCCACACACCCGGTCACACCGTCTACGACGTCAGGAGCGGCACCGGCCACCTTCTCGCCTGGGGCGACACCGTCCACGTCCCCACGCTCCAATTCGATCAGCCGAACGTGTCGTGGGAGCTCGACGGCGACCAGTCCCAGGCCCGCGCCGCGCGAGCGGCCCTCCTCCAACAACTGACCCAGCCGCACCACTTCGTAGCCGGCGCCCACCTCGACTCACCCGGTATCGCCCGCGTAACCCCCTCCGGCGACGGTTATGCGCTGGAATACCTCGCACCACCGATCGGCTGA
- a CDS encoding site-specific integrase, with product MTLCDAPTGRQGRPSKALTLAHAEAVLNAAEGAALYAYVVLSLLVGARTEELRALTWAHVDLVGKPDAEPAVSPTVMVWRSVRGGGETKTSKSRRTLALPARCVDALQTHHQRQEATRKAAGSPWQEHGLVFASRIGTPLDSHKVRRALRRILAKAELPAADWTPHEMRHSVVSLLSDTLRARASAWIVAPPPTAIRWSQETASTYRIRSVPSQVRSGPLSP from the coding sequence GTGACGCTATGCGACGCTCCGACCGGTCGCCAGGGACGGCCCTCGAAAGCACTCACGCTCGCACACGCCGAAGCTGTGCTGAACGCCGCAGAGGGCGCGGCCCTATACGCCTACGTCGTACTCTCGCTCCTTGTGGGGGCCCGCACGGAGGAACTCCGAGCGCTCACGTGGGCCCATGTCGACCTAGTCGGCAAGCCGGATGCGGAACCGGCCGTGTCGCCTACCGTGATGGTCTGGCGTTCGGTGCGAGGTGGCGGGGAAACCAAGACCAGCAAATCTCGCCGGACGCTCGCCCTACCGGCGCGATGCGTGGATGCGCTGCAAACCCACCACCAGAGGCAGGAAGCCACGAGGAAGGCGGCCGGCAGTCCGTGGCAGGAACACGGCCTAGTGTTCGCGTCGCGGATTGGGACGCCGCTGGACTCGCACAAAGTCAGGCGCGCACTCCGGCGCATCCTCGCCAAGGCCGAGCTACCGGCCGCGGACTGGACGCCCCACGAGATGCGGCACAGCGTCGTGTCCCTGCTGTCTGACACCCTGCGGGCGAGGGCGTCGGCGTGGATCGTTGCCCCGCCGCCGACGGCGATCCGGTGGTCGCAGGAGACCGCCAGCACGTACCGGATCCGCTCGGTCCCCAGCCAGGTGCGCAGCGGCCCGTTATCGCCATAG
- a CDS encoding DNA-binding protein: MAALRATSAHVVALDARFGGRDLMGTAVRAAHAGRTAHTRFAGSRGVPAAAAEDQQIAGWIAFDDERQDLSRQMSLEALLTARATGNRSMEQYILGRLAMRDVHIHRPTEAAQICRAALDDGAPGAARTMFTLRAARAAAQMGEDTPALDLIEETRSRHLEGPRTHDPAWAWWLTEAEIAWHHAMIYTDTGRWDRAIERFTAACERPDEYAWASRISQASLREPARQLTASD, encoded by the coding sequence ATGGCCGCACTACGTGCTACCAGCGCCCATGTCGTCGCGCTCGACGCCCGGTTCGGTGGCCGCGACCTGATGGGTACCGCTGTGCGGGCCGCCCACGCCGGCCGCACCGCTCACACCCGCTTCGCCGGAAGCCGCGGTGTCCCCGCCGCGGCCGCCGAAGACCAGCAGATCGCCGGATGGATCGCCTTCGACGATGAACGCCAGGACCTGTCCCGCCAGATGAGCCTGGAGGCCCTGCTGACCGCGCGGGCTACCGGGAACCGGTCGATGGAGCAGTACATCCTCGGCCGGCTCGCCATGCGGGACGTCCACATCCACCGGCCGACCGAGGCCGCGCAGATCTGCCGGGCCGCCCTGGACGACGGGGCCCCAGGCGCCGCGCGCACCATGTTCACCCTGCGCGCAGCGAGGGCCGCCGCGCAGATGGGCGAAGACACCCCCGCTCTCGACCTGATCGAAGAGACGCGCAGCAGGCACCTGGAGGGGCCCCGCACACACGATCCGGCATGGGCATGGTGGCTGACCGAAGCCGAGATCGCATGGCACCACGCGATGATCTACACCGATACCGGCCGATGGGACCGGGCCATCGAACGCTTCACAGCGGCGTGCGAACGCCCGGACGAATACGCGTGGGCCTCACGCATCTCCCAGGCCAGCCTGCGCGAACCCGCCCGGCAGCTCACCGCCAGCGACTGA
- a CDS encoding FUSC family protein, producing the protein MSSDQRIRAVAHGAVTPARVGLRRLQTQPTAFVIARLAVTAVLAFEFASWLPDPNPRPVLAPLTAILVVQITLFQTIRHVWQRVVSVVVGVMVAALLSSLVGFSWWSLGLAITAALICGFVMRLGNYILEVPISAMLILSIETDAAATGRIVETLVGALTGLVAGILTSPVRIQAAEEALEGLSGTMARHLHDIADAVEKRPEPRTFGELLSQARSLSRDVQRVDGELAQAEESIRLNPQGVGMFRAMVALRETLAALEHCGITIRGLARCLADHANEPEQEREDPLSKSDARSRLATALGHLASAMSTYGRMRRQQFATGTTDLGDPLAYHLGAAHEERVKLGELLWADSPDWPLHGELLVHLDRLRTELEAGRRMRTQGRPTRRLRIPKPSPPATLSPIRRRADLRRART; encoded by the coding sequence ATGAGCAGTGACCAGCGAATACGTGCGGTGGCGCACGGCGCCGTCACGCCGGCGCGAGTGGGCCTGAGGCGGTTGCAAACGCAGCCCACGGCCTTCGTGATCGCTCGCCTCGCCGTGACCGCGGTCCTTGCGTTCGAGTTCGCGTCGTGGTTGCCCGACCCCAACCCAAGGCCCGTACTCGCCCCTCTGACGGCAATCCTCGTCGTCCAGATCACACTGTTCCAGACCATTCGCCATGTCTGGCAGCGTGTCGTCAGCGTCGTGGTCGGTGTGATGGTCGCGGCACTTCTGTCGAGTCTGGTGGGATTCAGTTGGTGGAGCCTGGGCCTGGCCATCACCGCCGCGCTGATCTGCGGATTCGTGATGCGGCTCGGCAACTACATCCTCGAGGTGCCGATCAGTGCCATGCTCATCCTGTCCATCGAGACCGATGCTGCGGCCACGGGGCGGATCGTGGAAACCCTCGTCGGCGCGCTCACCGGCCTGGTCGCCGGAATCCTGACCTCCCCCGTCAGGATCCAAGCGGCAGAGGAGGCTCTAGAGGGCCTTAGCGGCACCATGGCCCGCCACCTCCACGACATCGCCGACGCGGTGGAAAAGCGCCCCGAGCCGCGCACGTTCGGCGAATTGCTCTCCCAGGCCCGCTCCCTCAGCCGGGATGTCCAACGCGTCGACGGCGAACTCGCACAGGCCGAGGAGAGCATCCGACTCAATCCGCAGGGGGTCGGAATGTTTCGAGCAATGGTGGCGCTACGGGAGACCCTGGCCGCTTTGGAGCACTGCGGGATCACCATCCGCGGCCTTGCACGCTGCCTCGCCGACCACGCCAACGAGCCTGAGCAGGAGCGCGAGGACCCTCTGTCCAAGAGCGACGCTCGCAGCCGGCTTGCCACGGCCCTAGGACATCTGGCTTCGGCGATGAGCACCTACGGGCGAATGCGCCGCCAGCAGTTCGCCACAGGAACGACCGACCTCGGGGACCCGCTCGCCTATCACCTGGGCGCCGCGCACGAAGAGCGCGTGAAACTGGGCGAGTTGTTGTGGGCCGACAGCCCCGATTGGCCGCTCCATGGTGAGCTCCTCGTTCATCTCGACCGCTTGAGAACCGAACTGGAGGCCGGGCGGCGGATGCGAACGCAAGGGCGCCCGACTCGCCGACTCCGCATCCCCAAGCCTTCGCCGCCCGCCACGCTCAGCCCGATCCGCCGGCGAGCAGACCTGCGCCGAGCACGCACCTGA
- a CDS encoding FAD-dependent oxidoreductase: protein MEETPDLNGAYPRLDREQIGLVAAYGEQCPTRRGDVLFSEGDRDYGFFLILAGTVAMLDKGEVIRVHGPGRFLGELGLLTGQPTFLTARVAEPGEVIAVPPRRLRELAGQEPWFGDLVLRAFLIRRSMLIAQGAGLRIIGSRFSARCRRLRDFAVRNRLPHRWIDVEDDEDAETLLRGLSIPVSETPVVILDGERVLRNPGDDELPRLLGLPPPAPDSSAHDLLVIGAGPAGLAAAVYGSSEGLDTMVVDAIATGGQAGTSSKIENYLGFPAGISGAELADRAVIQAGKFGAKIQVPGDATGLRARNDRYTVDLGGGGELSGRTVVIATGARYRRLDVPHLEDFDGTGVYYAATQVEALQCRHMPVAIVGGGNSAGQAAVFLARHATQVLLFVRGAELGENMSRYLVDRIEHCPEIEVFLHTEIREVHGHDFLEEAVAENNRTGETRRFEVRALFVFIGAVPCVDWLADTVELDDKGYVRTGGPQALPLETNLPGVLAVGDVRSGSIKRVASAVGEGAMAVRLAFVRLNR from the coding sequence TTGGAAGAGACACCTGATCTGAACGGCGCCTACCCCCGGCTCGACCGCGAGCAGATCGGGCTGGTCGCGGCATACGGCGAACAATGCCCGACTCGCCGCGGCGATGTCCTCTTCTCGGAAGGGGACCGGGACTACGGCTTCTTCCTGATCCTGGCCGGGACGGTGGCGATGTTGGACAAGGGCGAAGTCATCAGGGTGCACGGTCCGGGACGCTTCCTCGGCGAACTGGGCCTGCTGACAGGTCAGCCCACGTTCCTCACGGCCCGCGTCGCCGAGCCGGGCGAGGTGATCGCGGTGCCGCCCCGGCGGCTGCGCGAGTTGGCCGGCCAGGAACCCTGGTTCGGCGATCTCGTCCTGCGCGCCTTCCTCATCCGCCGTTCGATGCTCATCGCGCAGGGCGCCGGGCTGCGGATCATCGGCTCGCGGTTCTCTGCCCGCTGCCGGCGACTGCGCGACTTCGCCGTGCGCAACCGACTGCCGCACCGATGGATCGACGTCGAGGACGACGAGGACGCCGAAACGCTGCTCAGGGGGCTCAGCATCCCGGTGTCGGAGACACCCGTCGTGATCCTGGACGGTGAGCGGGTGCTGCGCAATCCGGGGGACGACGAACTCCCCCGGCTTCTTGGGCTGCCGCCACCGGCACCGGACTCCTCGGCACACGACCTTCTCGTCATCGGCGCGGGCCCGGCCGGGTTGGCCGCGGCCGTGTACGGCTCCTCAGAGGGCCTGGACACGATGGTCGTCGATGCCATCGCCACCGGAGGGCAGGCCGGGACGTCATCCAAGATCGAGAATTACCTCGGTTTCCCCGCCGGCATCTCGGGCGCGGAGTTGGCCGATCGTGCGGTCATCCAGGCCGGGAAATTCGGGGCGAAGATCCAGGTGCCCGGTGACGCCACGGGACTACGGGCACGCAACGACCGGTACACCGTCGACCTCGGCGGAGGCGGCGAACTTTCCGGCCGCACGGTCGTCATCGCGACCGGCGCCCGCTACCGCCGGTTGGACGTCCCACACCTGGAAGACTTCGACGGCACCGGGGTGTACTACGCGGCGACCCAGGTTGAGGCGCTGCAATGTCGGCACATGCCGGTGGCGATCGTCGGCGGCGGCAACTCGGCGGGTCAGGCAGCCGTTTTCCTGGCTCGGCACGCCACACAGGTCTTGCTCTTCGTCCGGGGTGCGGAGCTTGGCGAGAACATGTCGCGCTACCTCGTCGATCGGATCGAACACTGCCCCGAAATAGAGGTGTTCCTGCACACGGAGATCCGTGAAGTGCACGGACACGATTTTCTGGAGGAGGCTGTCGCGGAGAACAACCGGACCGGTGAGACCCGCCGATTCGAGGTTCGCGCGTTGTTCGTCTTCATCGGAGCCGTCCCCTGTGTCGACTGGTTGGCGGACACGGTCGAACTCGATGACAAGGGATACGTGCGCACCGGCGGCCCTCAAGCCCTGCCGTTGGAGACCAACCTGCCCGGCGTGTTGGCCGTCGGTGACGTACGGAGCGGTTCGATCAAGCGGGTCGCTTCGGCGGTGGGGGAGGGGGCGATGGCCGTCCGCCTTGCATTCGTGCGCCTGAACCGATAA
- a CDS encoding peptidoglycan-binding protein, whose protein sequence is MPLTSKLFRDDVALQKCLVSDAGHVTPGAQGVHVSKIQAALVTLGAGVIAPEEIEGMLYGQTTARTVLAFKGPPRNILGPGQTRPDDIVGKKTIAALDDELVAFENRPPPAVVSLFVSLTHEGSPHDHSTCPRDASGHLVDHIATPINPGLGRKVNIGGEGETQYQGFEDFVTDPGVIGGPPRPLTDTIPRDTATDIALRSAPITPRGENEIRRIAASGARLTIATNSHTLPKMEQIVQRLGGVVIERISLPDTSVPDGLGYQILVVVLPVKF, encoded by the coding sequence ATGCCTCTTACGTCGAAACTCTTCCGCGACGACGTGGCGCTGCAGAAGTGCCTGGTGTCGGACGCCGGCCACGTCACACCCGGCGCCCAGGGCGTCCATGTCTCCAAGATCCAGGCCGCGCTCGTCACGTTGGGTGCCGGCGTGATCGCTCCTGAGGAGATCGAGGGGATGCTCTACGGCCAGACGACGGCGCGGACCGTACTGGCCTTCAAAGGACCACCGCGCAACATCCTGGGCCCCGGCCAGACGAGGCCGGACGACATCGTCGGCAAGAAGACGATCGCCGCGCTGGACGATGAGCTCGTGGCGTTCGAGAACAGACCGCCGCCCGCCGTGGTCAGCCTGTTCGTCTCTTTGACCCATGAAGGATCTCCCCACGACCACAGCACGTGCCCGAGGGACGCCAGCGGGCACCTGGTCGACCACATCGCCACGCCGATCAACCCAGGCCTCGGGCGGAAGGTGAACATCGGCGGCGAAGGGGAGACCCAGTACCAGGGCTTCGAGGATTTCGTCACCGATCCCGGAGTCATCGGCGGACCACCTCGCCCGCTGACCGACACCATTCCACGCGACACGGCCACAGACATCGCACTGCGGTCCGCGCCCATCACGCCTCGCGGAGAGAACGAGATACGCCGGATCGCGGCATCCGGCGCGCGCCTCACGATCGCCACGAACTCGCACACGCTGCCGAAGATGGAGCAGATCGTCCAACGGCTCGGCGGGGTCGTCATCGAGCGCATCTCGCTGCCGGACACCTCGGTCCCGGACGGACTCGGCTACCAGATCCTGGTCGTCGTACTCCCGGTCAAGTTCTGA
- a CDS encoding alpha/beta fold hydrolase produces MNSTSVTGIRGELHIDGRSLSYLDFGGPGRPLLALHGHLYEGRTWAQLTEALAPQWRVIAPDQRGHGDSERAASYTRDDYVNDAIALLDHLGIGQAVTLGHSGGGITAFQIAARRPERVSAIVNAEGPVCDLADGPSALSFVLSMPYTAPDRQALLDAIGPLAPMLGDKLRPTPGGGWRLPFHPQDTITSEQGTHGDHWADWTSTTCPALFVLARDSQVITPEDGKEIVARRANTQLVELDGDHFVHTTDPDGFAAAVKTFLDTLD; encoded by the coding sequence ATGAACAGCACCAGCGTCACCGGAATCCGCGGCGAGCTTCACATCGATGGCCGCAGCCTTTCCTACCTGGACTTCGGTGGGCCCGGCCGGCCGCTGCTGGCCCTGCACGGCCACCTCTACGAGGGCCGGACATGGGCCCAGCTGACCGAAGCACTGGCGCCGCAGTGGCGGGTCATCGCGCCCGACCAGCGCGGGCACGGCGACTCCGAGCGGGCCGCCTCCTACACCCGTGACGACTACGTGAACGACGCGATCGCGCTTCTGGACCACCTGGGGATCGGGCAGGCCGTGACGCTCGGCCACTCCGGCGGAGGCATCACCGCCTTCCAGATCGCCGCCCGCCGCCCCGAGCGCGTGTCGGCCATCGTCAATGCCGAGGGCCCGGTCTGCGATCTCGCCGATGGCCCCAGCGCCCTGTCGTTCGTGCTGTCGATGCCCTACACCGCCCCCGACCGCCAAGCGCTCCTGGACGCCATCGGGCCGCTGGCCCCGATGCTCGGCGACAAACTGCGCCCCACCCCAGGCGGCGGCTGGCGCCTGCCGTTCCACCCCCAGGACACCATCACCTCAGAACAGGGAACCCACGGTGACCACTGGGCCGACTGGACCTCCACCACCTGCCCCGCCCTGTTCGTGCTCGCCCGCGACAGCCAGGTCATCACCCCCGAGGACGGCAAGGAGATCGTCGCCCGGCGCGCCAACACGCAGCTCGTCGAGCTCGACGGCGACCACTTCGTCCACACCACCGACCCCGACGGCTTCGCCGCCGCCGTCAAGACCTTCCTGGACACCCTCGACTGA
- a CDS encoding HD domain-containing protein, whose translation MRSVGFDDLLIPDSPACRGALEVVTTYETPSLLNHSVRSYLWAAAHAQRNGIAFDAELLYVSALLHDIGLVAEFDSHTVPFEEAGGHVAWVFGAGAGWPPGRRVRASEVIVRHMWPEVPVEEDPEGHLLELATGIDISGRGLERIPVRLRGEVLERYPRLDLAEEFTACFRDQAARKPGSSAALSVSAGVADRIRRNPLDA comes from the coding sequence ATGAGATCTGTGGGATTCGACGACCTGCTGATCCCTGATAGCCCGGCCTGCCGCGGCGCTCTCGAAGTGGTGACCACGTACGAGACGCCCTCCCTGCTCAACCACTCCGTCCGCTCCTACCTCTGGGCGGCGGCACACGCACAGCGCAACGGCATCGCGTTCGACGCCGAGCTGCTCTACGTGTCGGCTCTCCTGCACGACATCGGCCTGGTGGCGGAGTTCGACAGCCACACGGTGCCGTTCGAGGAGGCGGGCGGCCACGTGGCCTGGGTCTTCGGCGCCGGCGCGGGCTGGCCCCCGGGGAGGCGGGTACGGGCGTCGGAGGTCATCGTGCGGCACATGTGGCCCGAGGTGCCCGTCGAGGAGGATCCCGAGGGCCACCTGCTGGAGCTGGCCACCGGCATCGACATCTCTGGTCGCGGCCTCGAGAGGATCCCGGTCAGGCTGCGCGGCGAGGTGCTGGAGCGCTACCCGCGCCTGGACCTGGCCGAGGAGTTCACGGCCTGCTTCCGTGACCAGGCGGCGCGCAAGCCGGGCAGTTCCGCCGCGCTGTCCGTGTCCGCCGGGGTCGCCGACCGCATCCGGCGCAACCCGCTCGACGCCTGA
- a CDS encoding helix-turn-helix domain-containing protein, with protein sequence MVEQDANAAEPQHGDDLAGAFGGNVRRRREEAGLTLEQLSTRSSVSRAMLSKVERGEKSPTIGVASRIAHALGTPLSDLIGAPAAASGVAVAMRKNDRPVFRDPETGFERHMVSAAPGAGGAEMIVHYLPAQVSTGLLPAYPPGTEKQLVVLEGTLTIAIGGISETLNTGDSLFFQADADHGFANRTNAPCEYIMVISRRT encoded by the coding sequence GTGGTCGAGCAAGACGCAAACGCGGCCGAACCACAGCACGGTGACGACCTGGCCGGCGCGTTCGGCGGTAACGTGCGGCGACGCCGCGAGGAGGCGGGCCTGACGCTGGAGCAACTGTCCACACGGTCGTCGGTCAGCCGGGCGATGCTGTCCAAGGTCGAACGCGGCGAGAAGAGCCCGACGATCGGCGTCGCGTCCAGGATCGCCCACGCGCTCGGCACACCACTCTCGGACCTGATCGGTGCGCCGGCCGCCGCGTCTGGTGTGGCCGTTGCCATGCGCAAGAACGATCGCCCCGTCTTCCGTGACCCGGAAACCGGCTTCGAGCGGCACATGGTGTCAGCGGCCCCGGGCGCGGGAGGAGCCGAGATGATCGTCCACTACCTTCCCGCGCAGGTCTCCACCGGGCTACTGCCCGCGTATCCGCCCGGTACGGAGAAACAACTCGTGGTGCTCGAAGGCACCCTCACGATCGCGATCGGCGGGATCAGCGAGACCCTCAACACGGGCGACTCCCTGTTCTTCCAGGCCGACGCGGACCACGGCTTCGCCAACCGCACGAACGCTCCTTGCGAATACATCATGGTCATCTCGCGCAGAACCTGA
- a CDS encoding RICIN domain-containing protein, whose amino-acid sequence MPPNRSFRAVARWLAPTAAAPLIATAVAVPAHAAPLVPNAPFKARTQAAGNRCLDADLGTITTLVTKVQLWDCNFGEQQVWNTRLWSNSTVAVWTRIRPNWCLDANPGGWNGTVVELRECNGSIGQQWQVRGLNSPYRIVHIPTDRCLEAAAATVGHNGSTIQLWDCNGQLHQGWATVYTAASAQPIFP is encoded by the coding sequence ATGCCCCCAAATAGATCATTCCGCGCCGTCGCGCGGTGGCTCGCTCCGACGGCAGCCGCGCCATTGATCGCGACTGCGGTCGCCGTCCCCGCACACGCCGCTCCACTCGTCCCCAATGCGCCGTTCAAAGCGCGGACGCAGGCCGCAGGGAACCGCTGCTTGGACGCCGACCTGGGCACCATCACCACACTGGTCACAAAAGTGCAGCTATGGGACTGCAATTTCGGGGAGCAGCAGGTATGGAACACGCGACTGTGGAGTAACAGCACTGTGGCGGTGTGGACACGAATCCGCCCGAACTGGTGCCTGGACGCCAACCCCGGCGGCTGGAACGGAACCGTCGTCGAGCTGCGCGAATGCAACGGCAGCATCGGCCAGCAATGGCAGGTGCGCGGCCTCAATTCCCCGTACCGGATCGTGCACATCCCCACCGACCGCTGCCTGGAAGCCGCCGCCGCCACCGTCGGCCACAACGGCTCCACCATCCAGCTGTGGGACTGCAACGGCCAACTCCACCAGGGCTGGGCCACCGTCTACACCGCAGCCTCCGCGCAACCGATCTTCCCCTGA
- a CDS encoding DUF3631 domain-containing protein — translation MNRANRSHGSISGSLLLSLCRLPHWLTITRSRAVAAQRPTGGRGGAAPRRPDRPGIGRTTHARGRPRRRHLGTPAAVADHAGGHWPGRARAAVLAFTADAEDNGQMSTRLRLLTDCRTAFGADLPLPTAVLLDRLKADPEAPWPDYGPNGLTAMKLGTILRVYEIRSGNIRFLDGTQAKGYQRADFTDAWARYSRTPRTLAEKHIIQGLGARKLRDMSAEDVDKWLAE, via the coding sequence ATGAACCGCGCCAACAGGTCGCATGGCAGCATTTCAGGAAGTCTGCTCCTGAGTCTGTGTCGTCTGCCACATTGGCTGACCATCACGCGGTCGCGGGCTGTCGCCGCGCAGCGCCCCACCGGGGGCCGCGGAGGGGCGGCTCCGCGCCGACCTGACCGCCCTGGAATCGGCCGAACCACCCATGCCCGTGGAAGACCGCGCCGCCGACACCTGGGGACCCCCGCGGCCGTCGCCGACCACGCTGGCGGCCACTGGCCCGGCCGCGCCCGCGCCGCCGTCCTGGCCTTCACCGCCGACGCCGAAGACAACGGCCAGATGTCCACCCGCCTCCGTCTGCTCACCGACTGCCGGACCGCATTCGGCGCCGACCTCCCTCTACCGACCGCCGTTCTCCTCGACCGCCTCAAGGCCGACCCGGAAGCGCCATGGCCCGACTACGGGCCCAACGGCCTGACCGCGATGAAACTCGGCACCATCCTGCGCGTATACGAGATCAGATCCGGCAACATCCGGTTCCTCGACGGTACCCAGGCCAAGGGCTACCAGCGCGCCGATTTCACCGACGCATGGGCCCGGTACTCGAGAACTCCCCGAACCCTCGCCGAGAAGCACATCATCCAAGGGTTGGGCGCGCGGAAGCTCCGCGACATGTCCGCCGAAGACGTGGACAAGTGGCTCGCGGAGTAG